Genomic window (Pseudovibrio brasiliensis):
CGCGCATTCCTGCCGCATCTGGAACAGGACAAGTTCCCTGCACAGGCACTGGCAGCTGCGATCTACCGCACCTCCGGCGTACGCACCATGGAACGCGGTATCGTTTCCGCAGGCCGTAACATCGAGACCGGTGATCACCACCGTCCAAAACTCGAAACCGTTCGTCTGACTATCCCACGCCGCGTATACACCTACGCTCACATGGACTACGTCGCAGACGCAATCATCGAGCTCTACAAAAACCGCGAAAGCATCAAGGGTCTGGAATTCACATTCGAGCCTAAGGTACTGCGCTTCTTCACTGGCCGTTTCGCAGAAGTTTAAGCGATAAGCTATTGAAGTGACTAGAAATAGTCATAGAGTAAACAGCATTGGAGGAGAGCTTGAGTGCTCTCCTCTGTTGTTATCAAAGCACAAGATTTACCCATCGTAAGCCTATGTGCGCTTTTCGGGAAAGCTCTGCCGCGGGGCATATTCAATTCGGCAGATGGTTTCTCTCTTGGTCACGGCAAAACGCCGGAGTTGGGAGGCTCACTATGACCATCGCTTCTGAGCAGGTTCCGACTGCAGAGACAGTTGAACCGCAAACTACCAAAAAAAGTCAGGGCACTATCCTGGGCGCCAGTGTGATCGCTGCTGGCACCGCCGTCGGCGCGGGCATGTTCTCGCTGCCAGTAGCCAACAGTGGTGTATGGTTCACCGTCTGTCTGGTTCTGATGATTGTCGTTGGTTACATCATGCACACCGCATCGTTGTACATCATGGAAGTCACGCTGCACTTCCCTGAAGGCTCCAACTACGACAGCCTTGCTAAGGGCACCATCGGCAACTTTGGCCGCATCGTAAACGGCCTCTCCGTTGCCTTCCTGTGCTATGTTCTGACCTACGCCTACATCTCAGGCGGCAGCTCAATCATCACATACTCGCTGTCCATCTTCGGTGACGTGAACATGTCATCCGGGGTTGCGAGTTTGATCTTCGCAGTCGTGCTTCTGTCGATTGTGATGATGGGAACCAAAGCGGTTGACCGTGTGAACACCGTTCTCATCGGCGGCATGATCATCACCTTCATGATCAGCCTGAGCTCACTGATCGGCAACTCCTCAACAGCCAACCTGTTTCCGGAGATCTCTCTTGGTGATCGCATGCCTTATGCGTTCTACACAATCTCCTTCCTGGTGGCGAGTTTTGGTCTTCAGATCACCGTACCAACTGTAACCAACTATCTGGGTCTGGATGCGAAGCGCACCAGCAAGGCGCTGCTGATCGCAATCTTCCTTGCAGGCTTCTTCTACTTCCTTTGGATGTTCGCAGTATTCGGAAACATCTCTCGTGATGACTTCCCTGCCATCATCGCAGAAGGCGGTAACATCGGTAATATCATCGGTGCTTTGAGCAAGTCTGGTATCAGTGCCAACATCTCTGTCATCCTGCAGATCTTTGGCAACATGGCTGTTGCAACATCCTTCTTAGGTGTGTCCCTCAGCCTGTATGATTACATCTCAGACTTGTTCAAGTTCGACACTGCGACCGTTGCCGGTAAAGCAAAGACAGTAGGCATCGCCTTCGTTCCAACCATCATCCTTGCAATCCTGTTCCCGCACGGGTTCATCGCTGCAATCGGTTATGCGGGCGTGGTTCTGGTGATCTTCTCACTGCTGGCTCCAATCGTCATGGTGCGCATCTGTCGTGAGCGGAACCCGAACATGTACCAGGTCCCAGGCGGCAACGCACGTCAGGCAATGGTCTTTGGCTTCGGTATTCTGGTGTTCATCATCACTGCATTCGAGCTGACCGGCAACCTGCCGATCTTCGGCTAAGCGTCTGACTGGAAGGCCGAAACGCTTTTCAGGCAAAGGCAAGCAGGAGCAAAAAACTAAAGCAGTTCAATCGATCTAATGGGAACCGAACTGCTTTAGGCACTCTGAAAAGACTGCAAGAAACACGACTTTTAGTCGGGGCAAATTTGATTGCGGGTTTCTGCCAAAGCTCCCGCAATCATTCAGCTGGCCCTTTGCTGCCAGCTGCAGACTTGCCGCAGCCCTTCCCGGCTGCGGCAAGTTTTCTGCTGTTCCGACCTAAAAACAACACCTCGAACTTGCTGGGAGGCAGGTTTGGGGTGTTTGCTGGTTGTAAAAGCAATCCAGAGGAAGTGTGTCTTGCTAAACGTCCCTGCTCCATACAGGTGGAGCTGGGATCTCTTTAACGCTTCAAAACGTACTGTGTGTTTTGGGGAGCTGCCCCTGAGCTCGCCCAGCAGGTCTTGTTAACTTTAACAAGCCTTGCGGTTTCTCCCCCCGACTGCGATTTGAGAACAAGCTCTTTTCCATCCAGATTCCATGAGGCAGCTTTGCCCTTGCTCAATGCACAGCCTGACTTGGTGTTGATCGTACGCTTGGCTTTATCCTGCGGATCGGATGTCATCTCCAATGGGCACGACTTCCTGGCATTCAGATCAACTAGTGTCCAATCACCCAAGAGCTCTTTTGAGGTTGGGGCAGAGGCTTCGTTGGCAATAAATTTTGCGACTGATGCGAGGGCTTTTATTGAATCGGTGGAGATAAACACATTAGCCTGGGA
Coding sequences:
- a CDS encoding amino acid permease produces the protein MTIASEQVPTAETVEPQTTKKSQGTILGASVIAAGTAVGAGMFSLPVANSGVWFTVCLVLMIVVGYIMHTASLYIMEVTLHFPEGSNYDSLAKGTIGNFGRIVNGLSVAFLCYVLTYAYISGGSSIITYSLSIFGDVNMSSGVASLIFAVVLLSIVMMGTKAVDRVNTVLIGGMIITFMISLSSLIGNSSTANLFPEISLGDRMPYAFYTISFLVASFGLQITVPTVTNYLGLDAKRTSKALLIAIFLAGFFYFLWMFAVFGNISRDDFPAIIAEGGNIGNIIGALSKSGISANISVILQIFGNMAVATSFLGVSLSLYDYISDLFKFDTATVAGKAKTVGIAFVPTIILAILFPHGFIAAIGYAGVVLVIFSLLAPIVMVRICRERNPNMYQVPGGNARQAMVFGFGILVFIITAFELTGNLPIFG
- a CDS encoding AprI/Inh family metalloprotease inhibitor: MQYTFIDLKSSRLIFIEDFHLLRRTYTFVALSGLLIALAGCQTSSKNTEKEEPKLELCSANNTTNKLGYSSQANVFISTDSIKALASVAKFIANEASAPTSKELLGDWTLVDLNARKSCPLEMTSDPQDKAKRTINTKSGCALSKGKAASWNLDGKELVLKSQSGGETARLVKVNKTCWASSGAAPQNTQYVLKR